A section of the Paenibacillus aurantius genome encodes:
- a CDS encoding glycoside hydrolase family protein, which translates to MSIISVPEGLRLAYRAKFELPDWNVWGSTMLRTEEGTCHLIFSRWLRSLGHQAWATHSELAYATSSHPEGPYEVQGTALTQDEEGKWDSGGFHNESLIEADGVYYLYYIGQHGNGEWWNHRNNQRVGVAVAEHPSGPWKRFDKPLLEPRPGHLTTGTPHVFKRPDGKYQMVYKTVTEGPMPFGGSVRHVIALADHPLGPFVDHPEPFIRTPRTHFPIDDHVEWVQDGRYYAIVKDNKGEFTGMHSAMILFESEDGFHWELSRDPLVMKPQLTWEDGVVQHFERLEMPKLYFENGKPAILYLAGLPKGSEHSFMVAVPLNKAF; encoded by the coding sequence ATGTCCATTATATCCGTTCCGGAAGGGTTGAGGTTGGCTTATCGTGCCAAGTTTGAATTGCCGGATTGGAATGTATGGGGTTCCACTATGCTTCGGACGGAGGAGGGAACCTGTCACTTGATTTTCTCGAGATGGCTTCGTTCCCTCGGCCATCAGGCGTGGGCCACCCATTCCGAGCTGGCGTATGCTACTTCTTCTCATCCGGAAGGACCGTACGAGGTGCAGGGGACCGCTTTGACGCAAGACGAAGAAGGAAAGTGGGACTCGGGCGGGTTCCATAACGAGAGCTTGATTGAAGCCGACGGAGTCTATTATTTATACTACATTGGCCAGCATGGCAATGGGGAATGGTGGAATCACCGCAACAATCAGCGGGTAGGGGTGGCGGTAGCCGAACATCCCAGCGGTCCGTGGAAGCGTTTCGACAAGCCGCTGCTCGAGCCCCGCCCGGGTCATCTCACTACCGGGACGCCTCACGTTTTCAAGCGGCCTGACGGAAAATACCAGATGGTGTACAAAACGGTTACGGAAGGGCCCATGCCCTTCGGCGGCAGTGTTCGCCATGTCATCGCCCTTGCCGATCATCCGTTAGGTCCATTCGTTGATCATCCGGAACCGTTCATTCGAACGCCCAGAACCCATTTCCCTATCGACGATCACGTCGAGTGGGTGCAAGACGGCAGGTACTATGCCATCGTCAAGGACAACAAAGGGGAATTTACCGGAATGCACAGCGCCATGATCCTGTTCGAATCCGAGGACGGCTTTCACTGGGAGCTGAGCCGCGACCCGCTCGTCATGAAGCCTCAACTCACATGGGAGGACGGAGTCGTGCAGCATTTCGAGCGATTGGAGATGCCGAAGCTTTACTTCGAGAATGGAAAACCCGCTATCCTGTATCTTGCCGGCCTTCCAAAGGGCAGTGAACATTCCTTTATGGTTGCTGTCCCGCTTAATAAAGCATTCTAG
- a CDS encoding AraC family transcriptional regulator: MEATHLKKHLEDLSVSVSVAAHVKVPSHWKHHNHVTVNNCLYYFREGEGSLHIRDSVFLPKPGDLYVLPAGDRISFSTVPEAPFRLMYCHFHAMSGRFPLFQVVDTPLFIRLQDQDRAEELFGRLIQNVRRTDDLSPLAVKSAMFDLLLFIWEQESRKPVPILSSSMQRWNDIVHFMELHSDRALTVTEIAEKFNYSTKYFIRLFKAAFGVPPHRYLVKLRMERGKHLLLTTDWTVTRVADELGMERSHFTRLFQGETNMTPTQYRDWLKASDG, translated from the coding sequence GTGGAAGCAACACATCTGAAGAAGCATTTGGAGGATTTATCGGTAAGCGTTTCAGTCGCCGCCCACGTCAAGGTGCCGAGCCATTGGAAGCACCACAATCATGTGACGGTGAATAACTGCTTGTATTATTTTCGCGAAGGAGAGGGGAGCCTGCACATTAGGGACTCGGTCTTTCTGCCAAAACCAGGGGACCTATATGTCCTGCCTGCCGGCGACCGCATTTCGTTCTCGACGGTTCCTGAGGCTCCCTTCCGGCTGATGTATTGTCATTTTCATGCGATGTCCGGTCGGTTCCCGCTCTTTCAAGTCGTGGATACCCCGCTATTCATACGCCTGCAGGACCAGGATCGGGCGGAAGAGCTCTTCGGTCGCTTGATCCAGAACGTTAGGCGAACGGACGACTTGTCGCCTCTTGCGGTGAAAAGCGCCATGTTTGACCTTCTTCTCTTTATTTGGGAGCAGGAATCGCGCAAGCCGGTCCCGATCCTCTCTTCATCCATGCAGCGCTGGAACGATATCGTCCACTTCATGGAGCTGCATTCCGACAGAGCTTTAACGGTTACGGAAATAGCGGAGAAATTTAACTACAGCACCAAGTATTTCATTCGATTGTTCAAAGCCGCCTTTGGCGTCCCTCCTCATCGTTATCTGGTAAAGCTGAGGATGGAACGCGGGAAACACCTGCTTCTTACTACGGATTGGACCGTGACCCGTGTTGCGGACGAACTGGGGATGGAACGCTCCCACTTCACCCGGCTCTTTCAGGGGGAAACCAACATGACGCCTACCCAGTACCGCGACTGGTTAAAGGCTTCGGATGGATGA